The region CTCGCAGAACTCAACCAGCCGAGCCTGTGGTCCGGCATCAACGCCTATCGGTCCGATCCGCTGATCGTCGATCTGACGGCGGCTCTGCCCCGGGGCATCCGCGAGGACCTGGAAAACATGGGCCGCTACGTCACTTCGCCGGAGGCGCAGGAGCTGGCGCGCATGGCGAACCAGGGCGCGCCTCAGCTGCGTACCCACGGTTCCCGCGGCGAGCGCCTCGACGTCGTCGAGTTCCACCCCGCCTGGCACGCGCTGATGCGCCGCTCCATGTCTGTGGGCCTGCATTCCTCCGTCTGGGATCCGCAGGCCGATACCGATGCCAAGGATGAGGCCCACAAGGTTCGCGCCGCCCGCTTCTATCTGACGGCGCAGCTGGAATCCGGCCATCTCTGCCCGCTGACGATGACCAGCGCCTCGGTTGCCGCGCTTTCGGCGTCGCCCGCGGTGCAGAAGGACTGGGCGCCAAAGATCCTCTCGCGCAAATATGATTCGTCCAACAAGCCCGCCATGCAGAAATCCGCCGTCACCATCGGCATGGGCATGACGGAAAAGCAGGGCGGCACGGATGTGAGGGCCAACCGGACCGCTGGCGAAAAGGTCAGCGAAGGCATCTACCGGCTGTCCGGCCACAAATGGTTCATGTCCGCGCCGATGAGCGATGCCTTCATCATGCTGGCGCAGACGAAGGAGGGCATGGGCTGCTTCCTGGTGCCGCGCCTGCTGGAGGATGGCTCCGCCAACGGCCTGCAGTTCCAGCGTCTGAAGGATAAGGTCGGCAACCGCTCCAACGCCTCTGCCGAAGTCGAATTCTCAGACACCTTCGGCTTCCTGCTCGGCGGCTCCGATGCCGGGATCCGCACCATCCTCGACATGGTGACGCTGACGCGGCTCGACTGTGCGCTGGCTTCGTCAGGCATGATGCGCGCCTCGCTGGCCGAGGCCGTGCACCACACCCGCGGCCGCAGCGTCTTCGGCAAGATGCTCGTCAACCAGCCGATCATGACGCGCGTGCTGGCCGACATGGCGCTCGATGTCGCCGCAGCCACCGCTCTCTCCTTCCGCCTTGCCGACGCCTTCGACAAGGCGCGCGGCAATGCCGAGCAGGCGGCCTATGCCCGCGTCATGACGCCGGTCGCCAAATACTGGTGCTGCAAGATCGCCCCGGCGCTGATCTACGAGGCGATGGAATGCATCGGCGGCAACGGCTATATCGAAGAGCGCCCGATCGCCCGCCATTACCGCGAAGCCCCCGTCAATGCCATCTGGGAAGGCTCCGGCAACGTCATGGCGCTCGACGTGCTGCGTGTATTGAACCGCGGCAAGGATCTGTTCGAAACCGTTTTTTCAGGCCTTGCCCGCGATCTCGGCCCGGCCGGCAAGAAGACGATCGACGTGCTGCGCGCTGCAATCGCACTCTGCGAACAGGACGAGGGGGCCGCGCGCCTGCTCGTCGAGCAGCTGGCGCTTGCCGCCGGTGCCGCCGAACTCTATCGGCTGGGGGCAGGGCGCATTGCCGATGCCTTCATCGAGACGCGCCTTGCCGGCGGCTGGCGCTCCACCTACGGCATGCTCGATTCCCGCTTCGACGCCAGCTACATCGTCGATCTGCTCTATCCCCCGGCGGCCTGACCGCAGCGGACAATGATTGCTCTTCGCTGGCATCGATCTCAGCGATATCGACGCGCGCGTCGCGCCGATGGTTGCCCCTCACCCTAACCCTCTCCCCGTTCTGATGGGGAGAGGGGACGTGCCCTGCGAGAGGTTGGTGGGGAACGGAGAAGTCGCGGCTATCCTCCTTCGCCCCGCGAGCGGGGAGAAGGTGCCGGCAGGCGGATGAGGGGCTGGCCTCGGCGATCTCCCGGACCGGGCTGGCCGCACCTATCCCGCGCAGATGCACGGATCCAAATCCGAACTGTGGACGACGATCACCGTCTGTCGTCCGGCTGGTCGCAACGTCTCTCTTCCAGGTTGCCTTCCCAGCCTATCCCTGCGAGATCTGCGATCGCATTTTTCCGGCGGTGCCTCTCGATGAGGATTCGTAAAGCCTGTTCGACGGCGGCCTCTTTTGTCGCCAACCCCGTGACGATCATTGCTGCGTCGAGCAAGCCATCATCGATATCGATCGTTGTAGGCATGACCACCTCAAATGTCCCAATATCGTGAAGGTAGACGCCCGGCCCTCAGGGTTCAACTTTGCTAAAGAAGCTCGCCACAAACAAAAATCCGGCCGCGTCGCCACGGCCGGATTGATTATTTACGTCCAAAAATCAGCGTTCAAAAGAAGCCACGGCGCTGCCACCAGCCGGCTTTCTTCGGCTTGCCGTCATCGCTTTCGGCATTTTCGCTGCGGGTGGATTTCACCGTCGGCTCGGAGGAGGTGATGTTGGATTCGCGGTTGGCGCGAACCGGCTTTGCCTCTTCCGGGGCTTCTTCCTGGGCGGGCGTTTCAAGATCGGCGGAGGCCTCGACCAGCTCCGGCGCGGGTTCGGCGACAGGAGCCGCTTCTACCACCGGCTCCTCGACCGGCGCTGCAGCGGCTTTGCGACGGCCGCGGCCACGGGCGGGCTTCACATCCTCGGTGACAACAGCCGCAGCCTCGACGGCGGCAGCTGCGGCCTGGCTTTCGCCAGCCTGATCGGCAACCGCTTCGACAGCTTCTGCTTCCCCAGGAACGCCTTCGTTCGAAACGTCGTCGCCTTCGCTCTCGTCAGGCCCATTGTCTTCACCGGCTTCGCCGGCCGTCAGTTCAGAACCGTCCTCGGCGCGGTTGCGGCGGCCGCCGCGTTTGCCGCGGCGGCGGCGCTTGCGGCGCTGCGATTCTTCGCTCTCAGCCAGCGTCTCGGACGTGGCTTCGGTGTTTTCATCACCTTCGCCGCCCTCGTCGTCGCCGTCTTCATCCTCGTCGCCGGCTTCGCCAGTCGCCGATGCCGGCTGCTCGGCATTGCCGTTGCGGCCGCGCCGGCGCCGGCGGCGCTTGCGCTTGCGGTTGCCGTCACCTTCGCCTTCCGAGCGCGCCGCAACGGGTCGCTCGGCAGCGGCCGGCTTTTCCTCGATTTCCTCGTCTTCGTCCTCATCCATTTCGATGACGATGTCGTCGTCGTCATCCTCGGGAATGGCTGCGAAATTGAAGAGCGTCTCGATCTTGACCGGGTTCTCCACAGCCTCGCCGCGATCGATGGCGAAATGCTGCGCGCCGACCGAACCGTCCGCATCGATGACGATAGCGACGCCGAAACGATTTTCGTAGTCGATGATCGTCTGGCGCTTGTGGTTGAGCAGGTAGAGCGCAATGTCAGGCGTGGTGCGTACGCTGATGTTGTGCGTGGTATTCTTGAGCAGATATTCCTCGATACCGCGCAGGACATGCAGCGCGACGGAGGACTGCGAACGCACATGGCCGCTGCCGCCGCAATGCGAGCAGACCTGCGTCGTCGATTCGAGAACCGAGGCGCGGATGCGCTGGCGCGACATTTCCAGCAGGCCGAAATGCGAGATCCGGCCGACCTGGATGCGGGCGCGATCGTTCTTCAGGCATTCCTTCAGTTTCTTCTCGACGGCGCGGTTGTTGCGTTTTTCTTCCATGTCGATGAAGTCGATGACGATCAGGCCGGCAAGGTCGCGCAGGCGAAGCTGGCGGGCGACTTCGTCGGCAGCCTCGAGGTTGGTCTGCAGCGCGGTGTCTTCGATCGAGTGTTCTCGGGTCGAGCGGCCGGAGTTGACGTCGATCGAAACCAGCGCTTCGGTCTGGTTCATGATCAGGTAGCCGCCGGACTTCAGCGTCACCTGCGGCTGCAGCATGCGGTCGAGCTGGGCTTCGATGCCGGAACGCGAGAAGATCGGATGGATGTCGCGGTAGGGCTGAACCACCTTGGCATGGCTCGGCATCAGCATCTTCATGAAGTCTTTCGCTTCACGATAGCCTTCTTCGCCGGAGACGATGATCTCGCCGATATCCTTGTTGTAGAGGTCGCGGATCGAGCGCTTGATCAGCGAGCCTTCCTCGTAGACTAGGCAGGGCGCGGTGGATGCCAGCGTCAGCGTGCGGACGTTTTCCCAGAGGCGCATCAGATATTCGAAGTCGCGCTTGACCTCGACCTTGGTGCGGTTGGCGCCGGCTGTGCGCAGGATGACGCCCATGCCCTGCGGCACCTCGAGCATGCGCGCGATTTCCTTCAGGCGCTTGCGGTCGGCAGGGTTGGTGATCTTGCGGGAAATGCCGCCGCCGCGCGCCGTGTTCGGCATCAGCACGGAATAGCGGCCGGCAAGCGACAGATAGGTGGTAAGAGCTGCACCCTTGTTGCCGCGCTCTTCCTTGGCGACCTGCACCAGCAGGATCTGACGGCGCTTGATGACTTCCTGGATACGGTACTGCTTGCGCGGCTTGCGCTGCACGCGGTCCGGCACTTCTTCCATCGCGTCTTCGGCGCCGACAGATTCGATGACTTCCTCTTCGCCGTGATCGTCATCATCGTCGTCATCATCGTGGCGACGCTTGCTGGTATCGACATCTTCGGAGATCGAGTCGGTTTCCACCATGGCGGCCATCGCGCCGCCGGTCGAACCGTCATCCTCGTTGTCGACGCTCGCAGCGCCTTCGGCCTCGACATCAGTGGGAACGGCGTCCTCGGTCGCGGTCGTCTCGGCAACCGGTTCGGCGGCCTTCTTGCGGCTGCGGCGCGGTCTTGCCTTCTTGGCCGGCGCTTCTTCGGCGGCCTCGGGCGCTGCCGCGGCTTCTACCGCCGGCTCTTCCGTTACATCTGCCGTTTCCGGCGCCGCTGCCGGCACGATGCCGACATCCGGCTGATCCTGCTTGGAAAGATCGACCATCGGCGCGGTTTCGACATGCTCGACGTCTTCGTCGCGGCGATGCTCCTCGGCTTCGGCCCGAAGCAGCGCCTGACGGTCGGCAAGCGGTATCTGATAATAGTCGGGATGAATTTCGGCGAAGGCCAGGAAGCCGTGCCGGTTGCCGCCGTAATCGACGAAGGCGGCCTGCAGCGAGGGCTCGACCCTCGTTACCTTTGCCAGATAGATGTTGCCGCGGATCTGCTTCTTGTGCTGGGACTCGAAGTCAAATTCTTCTATGCGGTTCCCGCGAACGACAACGACGCGCGTCTCTTCCTCGTGAGACGCATCGATAAGCATTTTGTCTGCCATGTAAGCTGTGCTCCTCGGCGTGGCCGCGAGAGCGCATTCCCGACTGCTGTTGAAACAGAAAGAATGCGGTCCGCAGTGGCCGCGCCGGATAATGAAAGTCGCGCCTGATGCGAGGGGGAGGGCAGCAGCCAGACCGCAGCCGGAACCATTTCGGTCCGGGGCCTGTACACTTCAGATAAAACCTGCTGCGAAACCATCAACAACCAAGCGTGATCGACAAATACGAAGACCCATTCGGGTCCGATGAGTTTGCTCCCTGAGAGCGTGGTGGCTGATCCACCAATGAATTCCGACAATGAGCCGGAAAATCAGGATCCAGTTCTACGGGTGAAGCGCATGAGACGGCGGACGATGACCGGTGTGGCGCCAGGTCCAGATCTGGCTGGCAGCCTTTGCGGCGACTCTATCCCGTCAACACTTTACCCTAAAATTCGTTGTATGTTTTCCGTGTCACAATAGCAAGGGAAAAGCCAAATGTGCCATAATATTGATGGATTTCGTAACGCATAGAAGCTGGGGATAAAGCGATTGCGATTCGGCAGGCCGCAACGGGTGTTTCGTCCCAACGACGTTCGACGCGGCCGCGCCGGCTCCATCGCAGTAACAGATAGGGTGTGGCGGTTTATTGTTTAAGAGGGCTCGGACCGCGGTGAAATCCGCAATGCGGCGATCGACATGCGCAAGGCGGGTTCTGACGGCGTTTCTGGCCGTTGGTCTGTTGTCGGCTGTTGTTGGTTCCGTCGAGGCCAAAGATCCGCTGCTTGCTTATGGCGCGCGCATCATCGGCGACGATGCAAGAACCCGCATCGTCATCGATTTCGATCGGGAACCGCGTTTTTCCGTCCACTATATCGCCAATCCCGAACGTATCGTCGTCGACCTGCCGGCGACCGCCTTCGGTTTTCCGGCCAAGGATCTCGCTGCCCGCGGCCTGTTCAAGGATATTCGCTACGGTAAGATGGACGAGGAGAGTGCCCGCATCGTGCTGACGACGGCAGGGCCGGTGAAGCTGGCGCTCGCCAAGGTACAGGCCGACGAGGCCGGCAAGGGCCATCGCCTCGTGCTCGATGCGGAGATGATCGACAAGCAGGCCTTTGCCGAACTGGTCAAGACGCAATCCTGGGGCGATCGGGCCTGGAGCGATCGGACCTCGAACGATGAGACCGGCGCAGCCCAGACGACGAGCGCCATTCCGGCACCTGAGAAAACCGCTCCCGGGGATTTCGTCATCGCGGTCGACGCCGGCCATGGCGGCATCGATACCGGCGCGATCGGCGTCGACACCAAGACCGAGGAAAAGCAGGTGACGCTCGCCTTCGCCAAAGCCTTGACCGAGCGGCTGAACAAGGAGCCGGGCATCAAGGCTTTCCTGACGCGCAAGGATGACGAGTTCCTGTCGCTGTCGCAGCGGGTGCTGATCGCCCGCCAGAACCATGCCGGGCTGTTCATTTCGCTGCACGCCGACACCCTGAAGCAGAAGGATATCCGCGGCGCCACCGTCTACACCATCTCCGACAAGGCATCCGACAAGCTCGCCGCCGACCTTGCCGAACGCGAAAACCTCTCCGACCAGATCGCCGGCAAGGAGACTGTCGCCGAGCCGCCCGAGGTCGCCGATATCCTGCTCGATCTGACCCGGCGCGAGACCCAGGCCTTTTCGATCTCGCTGGCCGAAAGCGTGCTGAATTCGTTCAAGGACCAGGTCGGCACCATCAATAATCCGCACCGTCATGCCGGTTTCCGCGTGCTGCAGGCCCCAGATGTGCCGTCGATCCTTCTCGAGCTCGGCTTCCTCTCGAACGCCGAGGACGAGAAACTGCTGCTCGACGAGACCTGGCGCGGCAAGATCGTCGGTCTATTGACCGACGCAGTGAAGCGCTACCGCGCCGCCGTCATCGCCAATGGCGGCTGATGCCCGCCGCGCCCCATAAATCCATAGGGGTTTCAGGTCGATGAAATCCATAAAAACAGAGACTTAATGTGCATCGCATGATTCAAACTCTGAGCAGCATGGCTCGGATGGGCGGCGGCGACGGGCGTTGCTTGGATGTGACAGTCCCGATGAAACGCGCCCGCGGCGGTGAATGCGGCGGGCAGGGCCCTATTTTCCTCACAATCGCGCCGTTACTCCGGCTTATGTTTCGTAAGCCTTGAGCGCGGAATCGGCTTGTGGCGGTAGCGCTCATGGAGTAAGCCGCGCAACGTGCAAATTGCCTTGATCGGTGCAATCGTTGCGTTCTGCGCCGATTGAAGATCGAAGAGACCGGTAGCTGAAAATATGGTTAGACTTTTTGGATATTTCTTCGGAATGGCCTGCGTCCTGTTTCTGGTCGCGGCGGCGGGTGTTGCCATCTATCTCGCCAACGTCGCGAAGGATCTCCCGGACTATGCCGTTCTGAACAGCTACGCGCCGCCGGTGACCACCCGTGTCCACGCCGGCAACGGCGCGCTGATGGCCGAATACGCCAAGGAAAAGCGTCTCTTCCTGCCGATCCAGGCCATCCCCGACCGTGTCAAGGCGGCTTTCCTGTCGGCCGAAGACAAGAATTTCTACAATCATCCGGGCGTCGATCTCACCGGCCTCGGCCGCGCCATCCTCGTCAACCTGCAGAATTTCGGTTCCGGCCGCCGCCCGGTCGGCGCTTCCACGATCACCCAGCAGGTGGCCAAGAACTTCCTTCTGAGCTCTGACCAGACGATCGACCGCAAGATCAAGGAAGCGATCCTGTCCTTCCGCATCGAGCAGGCCTACAGCAAGGACAAGATCCTTGAGCTCTACCTGAACGAGATCTTTTTCGGCATGAATTCCTACGGCATCGCCGGCGCCGCGCTGACCTATTTCAACAAGTCCGTCACCGAACTGACCGTCGCCGAAGCCGCCTATCTGGCATCCTTGCCGAAAGGCCCGGCCAATTATCATCCTTTCCGCCATCCGGAAGCTGCGCTCGAGCGCCGCAACTGGGTGATCGACCGCATGATCGAGAATGGCTATGTGAGCCAGAGCGACGGCGTGGAAGCCAAGAAGCAGCCACTCGGCGTCACCGCCCGCACGACCGGCCCCTCGCTTTTTGCTTCGGACTATTTCGCCGAAGCCGTGCGCCGCCAGCTGATCGACCAATATGGCGAGAAGGTTCTCTATGAGGGCGGCCTTTCTGTACGCACCTCGCTCGATCCGCAGATGCAGCTCGCCGCCCGCAAGGCGCTGCAGGACGGTCTGGTGACCTATGACGAGCGTCGCGGTTTCCACGGGCCGATCAAGCAGATCGATGCAAGCGGCGACTGGGGCAAGGCGCTTGCCGATATTCCGGCACTCGCCGACGTGCCGGAATGGCGGCTGGCCGTCGTGCTTGCGGTTTCCGACAGCAATGTCGATATCGGCCTGCAGCCGGCCAAGGATGGAAGCGGCAAGGTTTCGGCCGACCGTCAACGCGGCACCATCGATGCCAAGAACATGCAGTGGGCCTTCCGTTCGGCCGACGCCGCCCGCAAAAGCACGAAATCGCCGGTCGGCGCCGTAGCCCCCGGTGACGTCGTCTATGTCGCAAAGCTCGGCGGCGACGCCTCGACCTCCTATCGCCTGCAGCAGCCGCCGAAGGTGCAGGGCGGCCTGGTCGCCATGGATCCGAAGACCGGCCGCGTGCTAGCCATGGTCGGCGGCTTCTCCTATTCGCAGTCCGAATTCAACCGCGCCACCCAGGCGATGCGCCAGCCGGGCTCCTCGTTCAAGCCCTTCGTCTACGCCGCCGCGATGGATAACGGCTATACGCCGGCTTCCGTCATCATGGATGCGCCGATCGAGATCGTCTCCGGCGGCCAGGTCTGGAAGCCGGAAAACTACGGCGGCGAAGTCGGGGGCCCGTCGACGCTGCGCTCGGGCATCGAGCATTCGCGCAACCTGATGACGGTGCGTCTCGCCAACGATCTTGGCATGAACATCGTCGCCGAATATGCCGAGCGCTTCGGCATCTACGATCACATGATGCCGGTTCTCTCCATGTCGCTCGGCGCCGGCGACACCACGGTACTGCGCATGGTCTCGGCCTATTCGGTCATCGCCAATGGCGGCAAGCAGATCAAGCCGACCTTGATCGACCGCATCCAGGACCGCTACGGCAAGACGATCTTCAAGCATGAGGAGCGTCTCTGCGAAGGCTGCAATGCCGGCGACTGGCAGAACCAGGAAGAGCCCAATGTCGTCGACAACCGCGAAACCGTTCTCGACCCGATGACCGCCTATCAGATCACCTCGATGATGCAGGGCGTTATCCAGCGCGGCACCGCCGCCGGCAAGATCGATCTCGGCGGCCGCGACGTGGCCGGCAAGACCGGCACC is a window of Rhizobium sp. N324 DNA encoding:
- a CDS encoding type II toxin-antitoxin system VapB family antitoxin, whose product is MPTTIDIDDGLLDAAMIVTGLATKEAAVEQALRILIERHRRKNAIADLAGIGWEGNLEERRCDQPDDRR
- a CDS encoding ribonuclease E/G; the protein is MADKMLIDASHEEETRVVVVRGNRIEEFDFESQHKKQIRGNIYLAKVTRVEPSLQAAFVDYGGNRHGFLAFAEIHPDYYQIPLADRQALLRAEAEEHRRDEDVEHVETAPMVDLSKQDQPDVGIVPAAAPETADVTEEPAVEAAAAPEAAEEAPAKKARPRRSRKKAAEPVAETTATEDAVPTDVEAEGAASVDNEDDGSTGGAMAAMVETDSISEDVDTSKRRHDDDDDDDDHGEEEVIESVGAEDAMEEVPDRVQRKPRKQYRIQEVIKRRQILLVQVAKEERGNKGAALTTYLSLAGRYSVLMPNTARGGGISRKITNPADRKRLKEIARMLEVPQGMGVILRTAGANRTKVEVKRDFEYLMRLWENVRTLTLASTAPCLVYEEGSLIKRSIRDLYNKDIGEIIVSGEEGYREAKDFMKMLMPSHAKVVQPYRDIHPIFSRSGIEAQLDRMLQPQVTLKSGGYLIMNQTEALVSIDVNSGRSTREHSIEDTALQTNLEAADEVARQLRLRDLAGLIVIDFIDMEEKRNNRAVEKKLKECLKNDRARIQVGRISHFGLLEMSRQRIRASVLESTTQVCSHCGGSGHVRSQSSVALHVLRGIEEYLLKNTTHNISVRTTPDIALYLLNHKRQTIIDYENRFGVAIVIDADGSVGAQHFAIDRGEAVENPVKIETLFNFAAIPEDDDDDIVIEMDEDEDEEIEEKPAAAERPVAARSEGEGDGNRKRKRRRRRRGRNGNAEQPASATGEAGDEDEDGDDEGGEGDENTEATSETLAESEESQRRKRRRRGKRGGRRNRAEDGSELTAGEAGEDNGPDESEGDDVSNEGVPGEAEAVEAVADQAGESQAAAAAVEAAAVVTEDVKPARGRGRRKAAAAPVEEPVVEAAPVAEPAPELVEASADLETPAQEEAPEEAKPVRANRESNITSSEPTVKSTRSENAESDDGKPKKAGWWQRRGFF
- a CDS encoding acyl-CoA dehydrogenase family protein, whose translation is MTSANRTDEKLAELNQPSLWSGINAYRSDPLIVDLTAALPRGIREDLENMGRYVTSPEAQELARMANQGAPQLRTHGSRGERLDVVEFHPAWHALMRRSMSVGLHSSVWDPQADTDAKDEAHKVRAARFYLTAQLESGHLCPLTMTSASVAALSASPAVQKDWAPKILSRKYDSSNKPAMQKSAVTIGMGMTEKQGGTDVRANRTAGEKVSEGIYRLSGHKWFMSAPMSDAFIMLAQTKEGMGCFLVPRLLEDGSANGLQFQRLKDKVGNRSNASAEVEFSDTFGFLLGGSDAGIRTILDMVTLTRLDCALASSGMMRASLAEAVHHTRGRSVFGKMLVNQPIMTRVLADMALDVAAATALSFRLADAFDKARGNAEQAAYARVMTPVAKYWCCKIAPALIYEAMECIGGNGYIEERPIARHYREAPVNAIWEGSGNVMALDVLRVLNRGKDLFETVFSGLARDLGPAGKKTIDVLRAAIALCEQDEGAARLLVEQLALAAGAAELYRLGAGRIADAFIETRLAGGWRSTYGMLDSRFDASYIVDLLYPPAA
- a CDS encoding N-acetylmuramoyl-L-alanine amidase, producing MFKRARTAVKSAMRRSTCARRVLTAFLAVGLLSAVVGSVEAKDPLLAYGARIIGDDARTRIVIDFDREPRFSVHYIANPERIVVDLPATAFGFPAKDLAARGLFKDIRYGKMDEESARIVLTTAGPVKLALAKVQADEAGKGHRLVLDAEMIDKQAFAELVKTQSWGDRAWSDRTSNDETGAAQTTSAIPAPEKTAPGDFVIAVDAGHGGIDTGAIGVDTKTEEKQVTLAFAKALTERLNKEPGIKAFLTRKDDEFLSLSQRVLIARQNHAGLFISLHADTLKQKDIRGATVYTISDKASDKLAADLAERENLSDQIAGKETVAEPPEVADILLDLTRRETQAFSISLAESVLNSFKDQVGTINNPHRHAGFRVLQAPDVPSILLELGFLSNAEDEKLLLDETWRGKIVGLLTDAVKRYRAAVIANGG
- a CDS encoding penicillin-binding protein 1A; this translates as MVRLFGYFFGMACVLFLVAAAGVAIYLANVAKDLPDYAVLNSYAPPVTTRVHAGNGALMAEYAKEKRLFLPIQAIPDRVKAAFLSAEDKNFYNHPGVDLTGLGRAILVNLQNFGSGRRPVGASTITQQVAKNFLLSSDQTIDRKIKEAILSFRIEQAYSKDKILELYLNEIFFGMNSYGIAGAALTYFNKSVTELTVAEAAYLASLPKGPANYHPFRHPEAALERRNWVIDRMIENGYVSQSDGVEAKKQPLGVTARTTGPSLFASDYFAEAVRRQLIDQYGEKVLYEGGLSVRTSLDPQMQLAARKALQDGLVTYDERRGFHGPIKQIDASGDWGKALADIPALADVPEWRLAVVLAVSDSNVDIGLQPAKDGSGKVSADRQRGTIDAKNMQWAFRSADAARKSTKSPVGAVAPGDVVYVAKLGGDASTSYRLQQPPKVQGGLVAMDPKTGRVLAMVGGFSYSQSEFNRATQAMRQPGSSFKPFVYAAAMDNGYTPASVIMDAPIEIVSGGQVWKPENYGGEVGGPSTLRSGIEHSRNLMTVRLANDLGMNIVAEYAERFGIYDHMMPVLSMSLGAGDTTVLRMVSAYSVIANGGKQIKPTLIDRIQDRYGKTIFKHEERLCEGCNAGDWQNQEEPNVVDNRETVLDPMTAYQITSMMQGVIQRGTAAGKIDLGGRDVAGKTGTTNDEKDAWFVGFTPDLVAGLYMGFDTPAPLGRGGTGGGLSAPIFNEFMQAAVKDAPESKFVIPPGMNLISIDRKTGMAAMDGDPNTIIEAFKPGTGPADSFNVIGMDSTMAPEEILKTSPQANQAVQTGTPGLF